One stretch of Prionailurus viverrinus isolate Anna chromosome C1, UM_Priviv_1.0, whole genome shotgun sequence DNA includes these proteins:
- the NIPAL3 gene encoding NIPA-like protein 3 isoform X5, translating to MDRARGAALQLRPLPPTSSADPGGSEASFSYKENLIGALLAIFGHLVVSIALNLQKYCHIRLAGSKDPRAYFKTKTWWLGLFLMLLGELGVFASYAFAPLSLIVPLSAVSVIASAIIGIIFIKEKWKPKDFLRRYVLSFVGCGLAIVGTYLLVTFAPNSHEKMTGENITRHLVSWPFLLYMLVEIILFCLLLYFYKEKNANNIVVILLLVALLGSMTVVTVKAVAGMLVLSIQGNLQLDYPIFYVMFVCMVATAVYQAAFLSQASQMYDSSLIASVGYILSTTIAITAGAVFYLDFIGEDALHICMFALGYAKHA from the exons GAAAACCTGATCGGCGCCCTTTTGGCAATTTTCGGGCACCTTGTGGTCAGCATCGCGCTTAACCTGCAG AAGTACTGCCACATCCGCCTGGCAGGCTCCAAGGATCCCCGGGCCTACTTCAAGACCAAAACATGGTGGCTGGGCCTGTTCCTGATGCTGCTGGGCGAGCTGGGTGTGTTCGCCTCCTATGCCTTCGCTCCGCTGTCACTGATCGTGCCCCTCAGCGCCGTCTCCGTGATTG ctagcGCCATCATAGGAATCATATTCatcaaagaaaaatggaaacctaAAGACTTCCTGA GGCGCTACGTCTTGTCCTTTGTTGGCTGCGGTTTGGCCATCGTGGGCACCTACTTGCTGGTGACATTCGCACCCAACAGTCACGAGAAGATGACAGGCGAGAACATCACCAGGCACCTCGTGAGCTGGCCTTTTCTCTTGTATATG CTTGTCGAGATCATTCTGTTCTGCTTGCTGCTGTACTTCTACAAGGAGAAGAACGCCAACAACATCGTCGTGATTCTTCTCCTCGTGGCCTTACTGG GCTCAATGACGGTGGTGACGGTGAAGGCCGTGGCTGGCATGCTGGTCCTGTCCATCCAGGGGAACCTACAGCTCGACTACCCCATCTTCTACGTGATGTTCGTGTGCATGGTGGCCACCGCTGTCTACCAAGCCGC GTTTTTAAGTCAAGCCTCACAGATGTACGACTCCTCTTTGATTGCCAGCGTGGGCTACATTCTGTCCACTACCATTGCTATCACAGCAG GCGCAGTATTTTACCTGGACTTCATCGGGGAGGATGCGCTGCACATCTGTATGTTTGCACTGGG GTATGCAAAACATGCATGA
- the NIPAL3 gene encoding NIPA-like protein 3 isoform X6, which produces MDRARGAALQLRPLPPTSSADPGGSEASFSYKENLIGALLAIFGHLVVSIALNLQKYCHIRLAGSKDPRAYFKTKTWWLGLFLMLLGELGVFASYAFAPLSLIVPLSAVSVIASAIIGIIFIKEKWKPKDFLRRYVLSFVGCGLAIVGTYLLVTFAPNSHEKMTGENITRHLVSWPFLLYMLVEIILFCLLLYFYKEKNANNIVVILLLVALLGSMTVVTVKAVAGMLVLSIQGNLQLDYPIFYVMFVCMVATAVYQAAFLSQASQMYDSSLIASVGYILSTTIAITAGAVFYLDFIGEDALHICMFALGAPR; this is translated from the exons GAAAACCTGATCGGCGCCCTTTTGGCAATTTTCGGGCACCTTGTGGTCAGCATCGCGCTTAACCTGCAG AAGTACTGCCACATCCGCCTGGCAGGCTCCAAGGATCCCCGGGCCTACTTCAAGACCAAAACATGGTGGCTGGGCCTGTTCCTGATGCTGCTGGGCGAGCTGGGTGTGTTCGCCTCCTATGCCTTCGCTCCGCTGTCACTGATCGTGCCCCTCAGCGCCGTCTCCGTGATTG ctagcGCCATCATAGGAATCATATTCatcaaagaaaaatggaaacctaAAGACTTCCTGA GGCGCTACGTCTTGTCCTTTGTTGGCTGCGGTTTGGCCATCGTGGGCACCTACTTGCTGGTGACATTCGCACCCAACAGTCACGAGAAGATGACAGGCGAGAACATCACCAGGCACCTCGTGAGCTGGCCTTTTCTCTTGTATATG CTTGTCGAGATCATTCTGTTCTGCTTGCTGCTGTACTTCTACAAGGAGAAGAACGCCAACAACATCGTCGTGATTCTTCTCCTCGTGGCCTTACTGG GCTCAATGACGGTGGTGACGGTGAAGGCCGTGGCTGGCATGCTGGTCCTGTCCATCCAGGGGAACCTACAGCTCGACTACCCCATCTTCTACGTGATGTTCGTGTGCATGGTGGCCACCGCTGTCTACCAAGCCGC GTTTTTAAGTCAAGCCTCACAGATGTACGACTCCTCTTTGATTGCCAGCGTGGGCTACATTCTGTCCACTACCATTGCTATCACAGCAG GCGCAGTATTTTACCTGGACTTCATCGGGGAGGATGCGCTGCACATCTGTATGTTTGCACTGGG GGCGCCcaggtag
- the NIPAL3 gene encoding NIPA-like protein 3 isoform X2, giving the protein MDRARGAALQLRPLPPTSSADPGGSEASFSYKENLIGALLAIFGHLVVSIALNLQKYCHIRLAGSKDPRAYFKTKTWWLGLFLMLLGELGVFASYAFAPLSLIVPLSAVSVIASAIIGIIFIKEKWKPKDFLRRYVLSFVGCGLAIVGTYLLVTFAPNSHEKMTGENITRHLVSWPFLLYMLVEIILFCLLLYFYKEKNANNIVVILLLVALLGSMTVVTVKAVAGMLVLSIQGNLQLDYPIFYVMFVCMVATAVYQAAFLSQASQMYDSSLIASVGYILSTTIAITAGAVFYLDFIGEDALHICMFALGCLIAFLGVFLITRNRKKAIPFEPYISMDAMPDITAELSPDHNPHPALRQPNEGAPEWLSRPTLDLGSGRDLTVHRIKPQVGFCADSSEPV; this is encoded by the exons GAAAACCTGATCGGCGCCCTTTTGGCAATTTTCGGGCACCTTGTGGTCAGCATCGCGCTTAACCTGCAG AAGTACTGCCACATCCGCCTGGCAGGCTCCAAGGATCCCCGGGCCTACTTCAAGACCAAAACATGGTGGCTGGGCCTGTTCCTGATGCTGCTGGGCGAGCTGGGTGTGTTCGCCTCCTATGCCTTCGCTCCGCTGTCACTGATCGTGCCCCTCAGCGCCGTCTCCGTGATTG ctagcGCCATCATAGGAATCATATTCatcaaagaaaaatggaaacctaAAGACTTCCTGA GGCGCTACGTCTTGTCCTTTGTTGGCTGCGGTTTGGCCATCGTGGGCACCTACTTGCTGGTGACATTCGCACCCAACAGTCACGAGAAGATGACAGGCGAGAACATCACCAGGCACCTCGTGAGCTGGCCTTTTCTCTTGTATATG CTTGTCGAGATCATTCTGTTCTGCTTGCTGCTGTACTTCTACAAGGAGAAGAACGCCAACAACATCGTCGTGATTCTTCTCCTCGTGGCCTTACTGG GCTCAATGACGGTGGTGACGGTGAAGGCCGTGGCTGGCATGCTGGTCCTGTCCATCCAGGGGAACCTACAGCTCGACTACCCCATCTTCTACGTGATGTTCGTGTGCATGGTGGCCACCGCTGTCTACCAAGCCGC GTTTTTAAGTCAAGCCTCACAGATGTACGACTCCTCTTTGATTGCCAGCGTGGGCTACATTCTGTCCACTACCATTGCTATCACAGCAG GCGCAGTATTTTACCTGGACTTCATCGGGGAGGATGCGCTGCACATCTGTATGTTTGCACTGGG GTGCCTCATTGCATTCTTGGGTGTCTTCTTAATCACCCGTAACAGGAAGAAGGCCATTCCATTTGAGCCCTATATTTCCATGGATGCCATGCCAG atataacGGCGGAACTCTCTCCAGATCATAATCCCCACCCTGCGTTAAGACAGCCtaatgaaggggcacctgagtggctcagtcgtccgactcttgatcttggctcaggtcgtgatctcacggttcataggatcaagccccaagttgggttctgtgctgacagctcggagcctgtgtga
- the NIPAL3 gene encoding NIPA-like protein 3 isoform X1, producing MDRARGAALQLRPLPPTSSADPGGSEASFSYKENLIGALLAIFGHLVVSIALNLQKYCHIRLAGSKDPRAYFKTKTWWLGLFLMLLGELGVFASYAFAPLSLIVPLSAVSVIASAIIGIIFIKEKWKPKDFLRRYVLSFVGCGLAIVGTYLLVTFAPNSHEKMTGENITRHLVSWPFLLYMLVEIILFCLLLYFYKEKNANNIVVILLLVALLGSMTVVTVKAVAGMLVLSIQGNLQLDYPIFYVMFVCMVATAVYQAAFLSQASQMYDSSLIASVGYILSTTIAITAGAVFYLDFIGEDALHICMFALGCLIAFLGVFLITRNRKKAIPFEPYISMDAMPGMQNMHDKGMTVQPDLKASFSYGALENNDNISEICAPATLPVMQEEHSSGAAPGVPYRVLEHTKKE from the exons GAAAACCTGATCGGCGCCCTTTTGGCAATTTTCGGGCACCTTGTGGTCAGCATCGCGCTTAACCTGCAG AAGTACTGCCACATCCGCCTGGCAGGCTCCAAGGATCCCCGGGCCTACTTCAAGACCAAAACATGGTGGCTGGGCCTGTTCCTGATGCTGCTGGGCGAGCTGGGTGTGTTCGCCTCCTATGCCTTCGCTCCGCTGTCACTGATCGTGCCCCTCAGCGCCGTCTCCGTGATTG ctagcGCCATCATAGGAATCATATTCatcaaagaaaaatggaaacctaAAGACTTCCTGA GGCGCTACGTCTTGTCCTTTGTTGGCTGCGGTTTGGCCATCGTGGGCACCTACTTGCTGGTGACATTCGCACCCAACAGTCACGAGAAGATGACAGGCGAGAACATCACCAGGCACCTCGTGAGCTGGCCTTTTCTCTTGTATATG CTTGTCGAGATCATTCTGTTCTGCTTGCTGCTGTACTTCTACAAGGAGAAGAACGCCAACAACATCGTCGTGATTCTTCTCCTCGTGGCCTTACTGG GCTCAATGACGGTGGTGACGGTGAAGGCCGTGGCTGGCATGCTGGTCCTGTCCATCCAGGGGAACCTACAGCTCGACTACCCCATCTTCTACGTGATGTTCGTGTGCATGGTGGCCACCGCTGTCTACCAAGCCGC GTTTTTAAGTCAAGCCTCACAGATGTACGACTCCTCTTTGATTGCCAGCGTGGGCTACATTCTGTCCACTACCATTGCTATCACAGCAG GCGCAGTATTTTACCTGGACTTCATCGGGGAGGATGCGCTGCACATCTGTATGTTTGCACTGGG GTGCCTCATTGCATTCTTGGGTGTCTTCTTAATCACCCGTAACAGGAAGAAGGCCATTCCATTTGAGCCCTATATTTCCATGGATGCCATGCCAG GTATGCAAAACATGCATGACAAGGGAATGACGGTTCAGCCCGACCTCAAAGCTTCTTTTTCCTATGGGGCCCTGGAAAACAACGACAACATTTCTGAGATCTGCGCTCCTGCCACGCTTCCGGTCATGCAAGAAGAACACAGCTCCGGGGCTGCCCCCGGGGTTCCCTACCGAGTCCTGGAACACACCAAGAAGGAATGA
- the NIPAL3 gene encoding NIPA-like protein 3 isoform X3 — MDRARGAALQLRPLPPTSSADPGGSEASFSYKENLIGALLAIFGHLVVSIALNLQKYCHIRLAGSKDPRAYFKTKTWWLGLFLMLLGELGVFASYAFAPLSLIVPLSAVSVIASAIIGIIFIKEKWKPKDFLRRYVLSFVGCGLAIVGTYLLVTFAPNSHEKMTGENITRHLVSWPFLLYMLVEIILFCLLLYFYKEKNANNIVVILLLVALLGSMTVVTVKAVAGMLVLSIQGNLQLDYPIFYVMFVCMVATAVYQAAFLSQASQMYDSSLIASVGYILSTTIAITAGAVFYLDFIGEDALHICMFALGCLIAFLGVFLITRNRKKAIPFEPYISMDAMPGVKCMSFSAWTSRTSNLAAQMPFLLTSLFLGCVPDR; from the exons GAAAACCTGATCGGCGCCCTTTTGGCAATTTTCGGGCACCTTGTGGTCAGCATCGCGCTTAACCTGCAG AAGTACTGCCACATCCGCCTGGCAGGCTCCAAGGATCCCCGGGCCTACTTCAAGACCAAAACATGGTGGCTGGGCCTGTTCCTGATGCTGCTGGGCGAGCTGGGTGTGTTCGCCTCCTATGCCTTCGCTCCGCTGTCACTGATCGTGCCCCTCAGCGCCGTCTCCGTGATTG ctagcGCCATCATAGGAATCATATTCatcaaagaaaaatggaaacctaAAGACTTCCTGA GGCGCTACGTCTTGTCCTTTGTTGGCTGCGGTTTGGCCATCGTGGGCACCTACTTGCTGGTGACATTCGCACCCAACAGTCACGAGAAGATGACAGGCGAGAACATCACCAGGCACCTCGTGAGCTGGCCTTTTCTCTTGTATATG CTTGTCGAGATCATTCTGTTCTGCTTGCTGCTGTACTTCTACAAGGAGAAGAACGCCAACAACATCGTCGTGATTCTTCTCCTCGTGGCCTTACTGG GCTCAATGACGGTGGTGACGGTGAAGGCCGTGGCTGGCATGCTGGTCCTGTCCATCCAGGGGAACCTACAGCTCGACTACCCCATCTTCTACGTGATGTTCGTGTGCATGGTGGCCACCGCTGTCTACCAAGCCGC GTTTTTAAGTCAAGCCTCACAGATGTACGACTCCTCTTTGATTGCCAGCGTGGGCTACATTCTGTCCACTACCATTGCTATCACAGCAG GCGCAGTATTTTACCTGGACTTCATCGGGGAGGATGCGCTGCACATCTGTATGTTTGCACTGGG GTGCCTCATTGCATTCTTGGGTGTCTTCTTAATCACCCGTAACAGGAAGAAGGCCATTCCATTTGAGCCCTATATTTCCATGGATGCCATGCCAG GAGTTAAGTGCATGAGCTTTAGTGCATGGACTTCGAGAACATCTAATCTGGCTGCTCAGATGCCTTTTTTGCTTACTTCCTTGTTTCTCGGCTGTGTCCCGGATAGATGA